Proteins encoded within one genomic window of Methanomassiliicoccales archaeon:
- a CDS encoding 4Fe-4S dicluster domain-containing protein gives MTDIEFDPSSRPLAVPRVKVESGLLDRAPFQADEHDGNGSRGNLRKTFVILCQHCDEPECVGACIAGALTKDPDGAVRHHPELCVGCLMCIMACPYEAMRRDPVGKTVVKCDLCGGKEIPSCIEACKVGALYLETETDGGS, from the coding sequence ATGACCGATATCGAATTCGACCCCAGTTCCAGGCCATTGGCGGTCCCCCGGGTGAAGGTAGAATCAGGATTGCTGGACCGGGCCCCCTTCCAGGCAGATGAGCACGATGGCAATGGTTCCAGAGGGAATCTGCGCAAGACGTTCGTTATCCTGTGCCAGCACTGCGATGAGCCGGAATGTGTCGGGGCCTGCATCGCAGGTGCCCTGACCAAGGATCCAGATGGGGCCGTGCGGCATCACCCGGAGCTTTGCGTCGGTTGCCTTATGTGTATCATGGCCTGTCCCTATGAGGCGATGCGCCGCGACCCGGTGGGCAAGACGGTGGTCAAATGCGACCTATGCGGAGGCAAGGAAATTCCATCCTGTATCGAGGCCTGCAAGGTCGGGGCGCTTTACCTCGAAACGGAGACCGACGGAGGCAGCTGA
- a CDS encoding DUF2116 family Zn-ribbon domain-containing protein produces MTDILPDHTHCIMCDEPIPVGEEFCSDKCRDDYRSKVKKEARRMNYFYIAAIVIVVLISLTVYVLGG; encoded by the coding sequence ATGACCGACATCCTGCCCGACCATACCCACTGCATCATGTGCGATGAGCCCATTCCAGTGGGCGAGGAGTTCTGTTCCGACAAGTGCCGGGACGATTACCGTTCCAAGGTCAAGAAGGAGGCCCGGCGGATGAACTATTTCTACATCGCGGCCATCGTTATCGTGGTGCTGATATCGCTCACGGTCTACGTGCTCGGTGGATGA
- a CDS encoding biotin transporter BioY, translating to MNSAIAYGQFRDHIGGSLYLWRNEATVMEKLGAAFFFAVLTALAAQIRFFLPFTPVPFTGQVLVVLLAAVVIGRYGLISQLMFIGMAGTFGWFTGMVGFAALSGITGGYLFGFLAASFFLGEVVERRNGMSHGQILLSLMVADAIILSLGSLQIGLIMHTDLLTAFALGFLPFVVIDALKVVVASSVASVLIPSKH from the coding sequence ATGAACAGCGCAATTGCCTATGGTCAGTTCCGGGATCACATCGGCGGATCGCTATACCTTTGGCGCAACGAAGCGACAGTGATGGAGAAGTTGGGCGCAGCGTTCTTCTTTGCGGTCCTGACCGCTTTGGCAGCTCAGATACGCTTCTTTTTGCCATTTACTCCAGTCCCCTTCACCGGTCAGGTGCTGGTCGTTCTGCTGGCAGCGGTCGTGATCGGCCGCTACGGGTTGATAAGCCAACTCATGTTCATCGGAATGGCGGGCACGTTCGGTTGGTTCACCGGCATGGTGGGGTTTGCGGCGTTGTCAGGGATCACCGGCGGATACCTGTTCGGGTTCCTGGCGGCCTCGTTCTTCCTGGGAGAAGTGGTGGAACGGCGGAACGGAATGAGCCATGGCCAAATATTGCTGTCATTGATGGTGGCAGATGCGATCATCTTGAGCCTAGGGTCGCTCCAGATCGGCCTGATCATGCATACGGACCTGCTGACCGCTTTCGCTTTGGGATTCCTCCCGTTCGTGGTCATTGACGCATTGAAGGTAGTGGTGGCTTCGTCCGTCGCCTCGGTGCTCATTCCCAGCAAACATTAA